GCTGGTCCGTCGGCGACTGCGTGAAGCTCGGCTTCTGCGACGGGACGTGCGTCGGCGTCCACGTGTCCTGGTTGCCGCCGGTCGAGGTGTCGGGCTCGTCCGTCTCCTCGGACTGCTCCTCGGTCGGCTCCGGCGACGTCTCCGGCGTGGACGGCGCGGTCGTGGCGGGCGGGTTGTCGGTCGTCCCGCCGTCCTTCTGGTTCGCCCGGTCCACCGCGTACACGATGCCGGCCACGATCGCGATCAGCGCGAACGCGACGAACAGCAGCACCTTGCCGCGCCCGCCCCCGTTCCTGCCGTTGCCGTAGCCGCCCGGGCCGCCGCCGTCGTACCCGCCGACGCCACCGTCGTCCGGGTTCATCGGCGGCAGTATCCGGCCCTGCGAGGTGTCGCCCTGCACCGGGTGGCCGAACGCGGCCGTCGCGGCGGTGCCGCCGCTCGGCGTGCCCGGGCCGCCCTCGTACACGGCGACCGGCCCGGTGTTCCACGAGCCGGTGTGACCGCCCTGCTGCTGGAGCATCTGCAGGGCGTACTGGGCGAGTCCGCGCATCTCCTCGGCGCTCTGGAACCGGTCGTCCGGGTCCTTCGCGAGCGAGCGCATGACCAGCCCGTCGAGCTCCGGCGGCGCGCCGTCGGCGACCTCGGACGGCGGGATCGGCGCGTCCTGTACGTGCTGGTAGACCACCGAGAGCGGGGTCTCGCCGGTGAACGGGGGCCGCAGCGCGAGCAGTTCGTAGAGGAGACAGCCCGTCGCGTACAGGTCGGAGCGGTGGTCGACGGCCTTGCCGAGCGCCTGCTCCGGGGAGAGGTACTGCGGGGTTCCCATGACCATGCCGGTCTGGGTCATCGTCGACTGCGCGCCGTGCAGCGCGCGAGCGATGCCGAAGTCCATCACCTTCACCGCACCGGTGTTGGTGATGATGACGTTCGCCGGCTTGATGTCGCGGTGCACGATGCCGTGCTGGTGCGAGTAGGCCAGCGCCTCCAGGACACCGGAGACGATGATCAACGCCTGCTCGGGGCCCGGGGCCTCGGCGCTGATCAACAGGTCGCGGATGGTGCGGCCCTCGACCAGCTCCATCACGATGTACGGCACGGACTGGCCGTTCACCACGTCCTCGCCGGAGTCGTACACGGCGACGATCGCATGGTGGTTGAGGCCCGCGACGGACTGCGCCTCGCGCGTGAAGCGGGCCTTGGAGACCGGGTCCTCGGCGAGGTCGGCGCGGAGCAGCTTGACGGCGACCGTGCGGCCGAGCCTGACGTCCTCCGCCGCGAACACCTCGGCCATGCCGCCGCGTCCGAGACGGTGCGTCAGCCGGTAACGGCCGTCACCGACGAGACCGCCGACGCCCCATGACTCCGCGGCGGCGTCCGACACTCCGTTGCCGCCGGTTTCGGGTTCGGGTGCCATCAGTCCTCGCCGTCGTGTGTTGCCGTGTGATGCCGTGCGTCGCCGTGACGTTCTCTGCCACGTCACGCTACAGGCTTCCTCGGACACCTCGGTCCGAGATGGACCGGCCATCCAACCGCTTCCGCGTACACCGATGCAAATTCCGTGCTGTTCCGGTAACGCTTCCGAGACGCTTCTTGTGCTGAGTGTCACGGAACGGGCACCCGGCTTGACGTGTCCGAGCCCTCGGGCAGACTTGGCCAGTAAATTCCGGATCATCGCCGATGTGACGCGCGCGTACGGGGGAGTCAGAAATGAGCCAGGACGGCGCACAGGGCCGTTATGCGGGCGGTTCGGTGGCGGGCGGCCGGTACCAGCTGCGCGACCTGCTCGGCGAAGGCGGCATGGCCTCGGTGTATCTCGCGTACGACAGTGCGCTGGACCGCCAGGTCGCCATCAAGACCCTTCACACCGAACTGGGGCGCGAACAATCGTTCCGCGAGCGGTTCCGGCGTGAGGCGCAGGCTGTTGCGAAGTTGTCGCACACCAACATCGTCTCCGTCTTCGACACCGGCGAGGACGCGCTGGACGGCGCTCTCATGCCGTACATCGTCATGGAGTACGTGGAGGGCCAGCCGCTCGGCTCGGTGCTCGCCGCCGACGTCCAGCAGTACGGCGCGATGCCGGCCGACAAGGCGCTGAAGGTCACCTCCGACGTGCTCGCCGCGCTGGAGACCAGCCACGAGATGGGCCTGGTCCACCGCGACATCAAGCCCGGCAACGTGATGATGACCAAGCGCGGCGTGGTCAAGGTCATGGACTTCGGCATCGCGCGGGCCATGCAGTCCGGCGTCACCTCGATGACGCAGACCGGCATGGTCGTCGGCACCCCGCAGTACCTCTCCCCCGAGCAGGCGCTGGGACGCGGCGTGGACGCCCGCTCCGACCTGTACTCGGTCGGCATCATGCTGTTCCAGCTGCTGACCGGCCGGCTGCCGTTCGAGGCGGACTCCCCGCTGGCGATCGCGTACGCGCACGTCCAGGAGGAGCCGGTCGCGCCGTCCTCCATCAACCGCTCGGTCACCCCGGCGATGGACGCGCTGGTGGCGCGGGCGCTGAAGAAGAACCCGAACGAGCGCTTCCCGAGCGCCGCGGCGATGCGCGACGAGTGCCTGCGGGTGCTGTCCGCGGGCCAGACCGGCGCGCCGGTGATCGTCGCGGGGGGTCAGGTGAGCAGCGGTTCGGGCGTGGGCTCGGCGGTGTTCCCGCCGATCGGCCAGCAGACCCCGGCGCCGCAGAGCGTGCAGACGCCGTACCAGGCGCCGCACACGCCGCAGCCCGGCCCGTACGGCCCGCCGACGCCGGCCCCGGCCCCGTCGTACGGCTACCCCCAGCAGGCCCAGACCCCGCCGCCCGCTCCGGCGTACCAGACGCCGCAGCCGTACACGATGACGCCGCAGCCCGCGTCGGGCGGCACCGGTGGCGGCGGTGGCAAGCGGAACATGACGGTGATCGTGGGCGCGGCCGTGGCGGCGCTGGTCGTCATCGGCGGTGTGATCACCGCGATCCAGCTCAGCGGCGACGACGACCCGGGCTCGACGGGCGGCACGGGCGGCCAGAGCGCCCCGCCGGTGGCCGGCCACAAGGGTCCGGACCTCAGCAAGACGATCGAGACGAAGGAGTGCACCGAACCGACCGAGTCGAGCGACGACCCGGAGAAGTTCGAGCTGCCCGACTTCCGCTACAAGAACTTTCAGTCGGTTCAGGCCTGTGTACAGGCCGCGGGTTGGAAGATCATGAAGCAGCAGCCGCTCGACGAGAACGCCTACGGCGAGGGCACGGTCATGAGCCAGTACCCGCCGGCGGGCTCCGAGGTGAAGAAGGAAGACGTGGAGCTGACGCTGGAGATCTCGACCGGCAACCCGCCGCAGTAGCCACCGGCTCCGGCCGCGTTCCCTTCGGGTGGCCGAAGACCGTAGTCCTTGGTCCTTGCTCGTGGTCCCTGGTCTCTGCTCCTTGGTCCTTAGTCCTTGGTCCGTCGCCCGGACGATTTCGTCCGGGATGCCGGTTGCGTCCCGTCATGTGACGCTGAGTTGAACAACTCGGCGGCTCGGCACGGGAGGGGGGTCACCCGGTGACTCCGGTGCTCCACAGGGCGCGGACCTGGGTCCGCGGGCCTTTCTTCACGTGCTCGTTGACGGCCGCCTGCTCACTGACGGCCGCGTGCTCGCTGCTGACGGCCACCGCGCCGGTCGTGTACGGGGCGCCGGTGTCGTACGGGACACGGGGCGCGTACGGGGTACATGGTGGGCCACCGGCGCCCGAGCCTGCCGTTTCCGTACCCGACCGAACTGCCTGGGGTCCCGCCCAGGAGCCTGCCCGGGGGCCTGCCCGGGCCCCGGCTCCGTCGGCCTGGGCCGAGGAGAGCCCTGCGGCCGGGCCGCCGTCCGCGCCGTCGCCGGCGCCGCCTCCGGCCCCGGCCTCGTCCCCGTCCGCCGACCAGCCGCCCGTGGCCGCCGGGCCGACCGAGGCCGAGGAGGCCAGCCCGGCCGCGACGCTGGCCGGGCGGCCCGCCGCGGAGGGGCGCGAGCGGCCCGGGCGGCGCGAGACGCCCGACTCCGCGAGCCCCTCGGACGCCGGGAGCCCCGCTTCGGACGCCTCGCCGAGCCCTTCTCGTACCAGAACGGCAACAGACGAGGAGGAGCCCGCCGAGGACGACACGGAGGCCGAGGCGGTACCCGAGGAGGACGTCGTCCCCTCGCCGACCCCGCCCGTCGGCACCCCCGCCGAGGCCGTCCGGCTGCCCGCCCCGCAGGCCGCCGCCACCCCCGTCGACCAGCAGATTCCCGTCCTCACCCTGGGCATCGGGCTGGCCCTCGTGGGGCTCGGGCTCGGCTTCCTCGGGGTACGGATCCGGCGCCGCTGACCCCGCTTCCGGCTCCGCCTCACGACCCGTCGTCCCCCTTGCGACGGACACCTTCATTCCGTCTCAGGTCCCTTGTGGGCGGCGACATACTCGGTATACATACTGAGTATGTCGATCCGCCACGGGCTGCTCGCCCTTCTCGAACGCGGCC
This sequence is a window from Streptomyces sp. HUAS YS2. Protein-coding genes within it:
- a CDS encoding protein kinase domain-containing protein → MAPEPETGGNGVSDAAAESWGVGGLVGDGRYRLTHRLGRGGMAEVFAAEDVRLGRTVAVKLLRADLAEDPVSKARFTREAQSVAGLNHHAIVAVYDSGEDVVNGQSVPYIVMELVEGRTIRDLLISAEAPGPEQALIIVSGVLEALAYSHQHGIVHRDIKPANVIITNTGAVKVMDFGIARALHGAQSTMTQTGMVMGTPQYLSPEQALGKAVDHRSDLYATGCLLYELLALRPPFTGETPLSVVYQHVQDAPIPPSEVADGAPPELDGLVMRSLAKDPDDRFQSAEEMRGLAQYALQMLQQQGGHTGSWNTGPVAVYEGGPGTPSGGTAATAAFGHPVQGDTSQGRILPPMNPDDGGVGGYDGGGPGGYGNGRNGGGRGKVLLFVAFALIAIVAGIVYAVDRANQKDGGTTDNPPATTAPSTPETSPEPTEEQSEETDEPDTSTGGNQDTWTPTHVPSQKPSFTQSPTDQPSSPDPGTVDGGTDQGGTGEPTDKPTEPTEPADGGADNGGTDPGTTNGGSTGDPGTTGDPAGGGGAN
- a CDS encoding protein kinase domain-containing protein → MSQDGAQGRYAGGSVAGGRYQLRDLLGEGGMASVYLAYDSALDRQVAIKTLHTELGREQSFRERFRREAQAVAKLSHTNIVSVFDTGEDALDGALMPYIVMEYVEGQPLGSVLAADVQQYGAMPADKALKVTSDVLAALETSHEMGLVHRDIKPGNVMMTKRGVVKVMDFGIARAMQSGVTSMTQTGMVVGTPQYLSPEQALGRGVDARSDLYSVGIMLFQLLTGRLPFEADSPLAIAYAHVQEEPVAPSSINRSVTPAMDALVARALKKNPNERFPSAAAMRDECLRVLSAGQTGAPVIVAGGQVSSGSGVGSAVFPPIGQQTPAPQSVQTPYQAPHTPQPGPYGPPTPAPAPSYGYPQQAQTPPPAPAYQTPQPYTMTPQPASGGTGGGGGKRNMTVIVGAAVAALVVIGGVITAIQLSGDDDPGSTGGTGGQSAPPVAGHKGPDLSKTIETKECTEPTESSDDPEKFELPDFRYKNFQSVQACVQAAGWKIMKQQPLDENAYGEGTVMSQYPPAGSEVKKEDVELTLEISTGNPPQ